The stretch of DNA CATCGCGGGTTTATCGGCACAACTTTTTTTAGGGAATTATCTTTACCTGGGAGATTCCAGTTTTGGAACTTTCCCGGCCGCCGTCTTATACCAAACCGTCATCATCGCGGGCCTGGTCGGCCTTACGGGAGCGGCCTTTGCTGAAGGCCTTTTTCGTATTGCGACATGGAGGGCGCAAAAATCTTTATCATTTAAAATTATCATGACCCTGGCCTGCGGTCTGCTGCTAAGCCTGACCATCTATCTTTGTGGTGCTCATACGGTCGGCGCGGGAAAAGGAGTGATGGTTGAACTTTTAAAAAATCCCACGGCCACCGCCGATCCTCTTTTACCGATAGCGCGCATTTTCGGGAATTTCTTTACTTATATTGGGGGAGTCATCGGTGGCGTCTTTGCTCCCGCACTCGCAAGTGGTGCGACGATGGGACAATTTTTAAGTCAACTTTTTGGCTTTGCAAATGTCAAACTGATGATCATGGTGGGGATGGTGGCTTTTTTGACAGGCATCACTCGCACGCCTTTTACTTCCTTTGTGTTAGTTTTAGAAATGAGCGATTCCCATGAGATCATTCTTTATTTAATGATCTCTTCGATGGTGGCCAACGTGGCCGCCCGAGCGGTCAACAACAAAGGCTTTTATGAAATGGCGGCTCACGGGATTATTTCAGCCAACCCACCTCCGGCGGCTGAAAAAGCATAAAAGCAGTGCTTTGACGGTATTGTCCAAAAAATTGACACTTTTTGCGGGGGTCGCGAATGTTTTTCAAGCGACCCACAAAGCTTCCACATCTGTGCTATAAAGACCTTCGCTTCGGAGGTTTTATAAATGAAAAATTCCTTCCAAAAATTCTTGGGTGTTCTTTTAGTTACCACCACGATCGTGGCTTGTAATAAAGACGACTCTAAAAACGGTGGTGATTTACGCCCCTTAAATGTCACGACGGCAAATATTGTCGGCGCTTGGGAGATCGAAACGCAAACCGCCGATGTTCGCACCAGCGTTCCTAACACCAAATCACAATTTG from Bdellovibrio bacteriovorus encodes:
- a CDS encoding chloride channel protein, with product MPFWIAAGLTALISVFYTQVFKICEEWAIENAHSPWIYATAPLALLASFLIGHFFSKEALGSGIPQVIAAVEMSPTRHPYLEKLLSIKMVIVKIVGSCVCVLGGGVSGREGPTLQISTAVFYQLSRFWPKKLPQPQLPAMILAGGAGGLASAFNTPLGGIVFAIEELSKSHISLVRTAVFQAVIIAGLSAQLFLGNYLYLGDSSFGTFPAAVLYQTVIIAGLVGLTGAAFAEGLFRIATWRAQKSLSFKIIMTLACGLLLSLTIYLCGAHTVGAGKGVMVELLKNPTATADPLLPIARIFGNFFTYIGGVIGGVFAPALASGATMGQFLSQLFGFANVKLMIMVGMVAFLTGITRTPFTSFVLVLEMSDSHEIILYLMISSMVANVAARAVNNKGFYEMAAHGIISANPPPAAEKA